In one Rutidosis leptorrhynchoides isolate AG116_Rl617_1_P2 chromosome 8, CSIRO_AGI_Rlap_v1, whole genome shotgun sequence genomic region, the following are encoded:
- the LOC139861666 gene encoding 2-dehydro-3-deoxyphosphooctonate aldolase 1, translated as MDSSTVLYNQLKEAQPFFVLAGPNVIESEEHILHMAKQIKAVTTKLGLPLVFKSSFDKANRTSSKSFRGPGLAEGLKILEKVKVTYDLPIVTDVHESSQCEAVGRVADIIQIPAFLCRQTDLLVAAAKTGKIVNIKKGQFCAPYVMTNSAEKVRLAGNQNVMVCERGTMFGYNDLIVDPRNFEWMREANCPVVADITHALQQPAGKKLEGGGVASGGLRELIPCIARTAVAVGVDGLFMEVHDDPLNAPVDGPTQWPLRHFEELLEELMAIARVTKGKQQYKIDLTPFRE; from the exons ATGGACTCATCAACTGTGCTATACAACCAGCTTAAG GAAGCGCAACCGTTCTTTGTGTTAGCTGGTCCCAATGTGATCGAATCTGAGGAACATATCTTACATATGGCGAAACAAATTAAGGCGGTCACTACAAA ACTTGGATTGCCATTGGTTTTTAAGTCGAGTTTTGACAAAGCTAACAGAACTTCATCAAAATCATTCCGAGGTCCAGGATTAGCCGAGGGATTAAAG ATCCTTGAAAAGGTGAAAGTAACTTATGACTTGCCCATTGTGACTGATGTCCATGAATCTAGCCAG TGTGAAGCAGTCGGCAGGGTTGCAGATATAATTCAAATTCCAGCCTTTTTGTGCCGACAG ACTGATCTCCTAGTTGCAGCTGCCAAGACCGGGAAAATTGTGAACATTAAAAAAGGACAGTTTTGTGCTCCGTAT GTCATGACCAACTCTGCAGAAAAAGTTAGATTGGCTGGAAATCAAAACGTTATGGTTTGTGAGAGAGGGACCATGTTTGGATACA ATGATTTAATTGTTGATCCACGCAACTTCGAGTGGATGCGAGAAGCTAATTGTCCTGTT GTAGCCGATATCACACATGCATTACAACAACCTGCTGGTAAAAAG CTGGAAGGTGGTGGTGTTGCTAGCGGGGGTCTACGGGAATTAATCCCCTGCATTGCAAGGACAGCTGTTGCTGTAGGAGTGGATGGACTTTTCATGGAG GTGCATGATGATCCACTTAACGCTCCAGTTGATGGTCCTACTCAATGG CCTTTACGCCATTTTGAGGAGCTGCTAGAAGAGCTCATGGCTATTGCT AGGGTTACCAAGGGAAAGCAGCAATACAAAATTGATCTCACTCCGTTCCGCGAGTAA